The following proteins come from a genomic window of Proteiniborus sp. DW1:
- a CDS encoding NADH-quinone oxidoreductase subunit NuoF, whose product MKIVVGQGSCGIAAGANKVYTALESGLNSLGLDAELTLTGCIGTCYLEPIVDVIDDEGNKTTYVKVTPEMASEIIEKHIKNGQVVAEYKISDEDKNGIDIQKRMALRNCGIINPECIDEYIANGGYKGLERCLKELDPEKIIEEVKISGLRGRGGAGFPTWFKWNAALQSKDTPKYIVCNADEGDPGAFMDRSILEGDPHSLIEGMIIGGYAIGANEGVVYVRAEYPLAIIRLQEAIDEAEKRGFLGDNILGLNKFSFHLRIKAGAGAFVCGEETALIASLEGERGMPRLKPPFPAQKGYWDKPTNINNVETYANVPWILANGGEAFAAIGAEKSKGTKVFALTGKINKGGLVEVPMGTPIRDIIFGIGGGIKDNKTIKAVQMGGPSGGCIPEYLLDTPVDYDSINKTGAIMGSGGMVVMDETTCMVDMARFFLDFTRKESCGKCIHCRIGTKRMLEILTRICEGEGKDGDIELLVDLGEQIKAGSLCGLGQTAPNPVLSTIRYFREEYEKHIYDKKCPAKQCKNLISFSILEDKCIGCGLCKRNCPVGAIDGEVKKPHKINSETCIKCGKCKEVCRFGAVEIE is encoded by the coding sequence ATGAAAATAGTTGTTGGACAGGGTAGTTGTGGTATAGCAGCAGGAGCTAATAAAGTCTATACTGCACTAGAAAGCGGACTTAATAGCTTAGGTTTAGATGCTGAGCTTACACTAACAGGATGTATAGGTACATGTTATCTTGAGCCTATAGTAGATGTTATAGATGATGAAGGCAATAAAACTACTTATGTTAAGGTAACACCAGAAATGGCTTCCGAGATAATTGAAAAACATATAAAAAATGGGCAAGTAGTTGCTGAGTATAAAATAAGTGATGAAGATAAAAATGGTATAGATATTCAAAAGAGAATGGCACTTAGAAACTGTGGTATTATAAACCCAGAATGCATAGATGAGTATATAGCAAATGGTGGATACAAGGGATTAGAAAGATGCTTAAAGGAATTGGACCCAGAGAAAATAATAGAAGAAGTTAAAATATCTGGGCTTAGGGGAAGAGGAGGAGCAGGCTTCCCAACATGGTTTAAGTGGAATGCAGCACTTCAAAGTAAGGATACTCCAAAATATATAGTATGTAATGCTGATGAGGGAGATCCAGGTGCATTTATGGACAGAAGTATACTTGAAGGTGACCCACATAGTCTAATTGAAGGTATGATTATAGGTGGCTATGCCATAGGTGCAAATGAAGGAGTTGTTTATGTAAGAGCAGAGTATCCTTTAGCTATTATAAGACTTCAAGAAGCCATAGATGAGGCAGAAAAAAGAGGATTCCTAGGAGATAATATTCTTGGACTTAATAAATTTAGCTTCCATTTAAGAATAAAGGCTGGAGCAGGAGCATTTGTTTGTGGTGAGGAAACAGCCCTTATTGCATCACTAGAAGGTGAAAGAGGAATGCCAAGGCTAAAACCACCTTTCCCAGCACAAAAAGGCTATTGGGATAAGCCAACTAATATAAATAATGTTGAAACATATGCCAATGTACCTTGGATACTAGCAAATGGAGGAGAAGCTTTTGCAGCAATAGGAGCAGAAAAAAGTAAAGGAACAAAGGTATTTGCCTTAACAGGAAAGATAAACAAGGGCGGACTTGTTGAAGTTCCTATGGGCACTCCAATCAGAGATATAATATTTGGAATTGGTGGCGGTATCAAGGATAATAAGACAATCAAAGCTGTTCAAATGGGAGGACCATCAGGCGGATGTATTCCTGAGTACTTGTTAGATACTCCAGTTGACTATGATTCAATAAATAAAACAGGAGCTATAATGGGTTCTGGTGGTATGGTTGTAATGGATGAAACTACATGTATGGTTGATATGGCAAGATTCTTCCTGGACTTTACTCGTAAAGAGTCCTGTGGTAAATGCATCCACTGTAGGATAGGTACAAAGAGAATGCTTGAAATATTGACCAGAATATGTGAAGGCGAAGGGAAAGACGGAGATATAGAGCTACTTGTGGACTTAGGAGAGCAAATAAAAGCTGGTTCTTTATGTGGACTTGGACAAACTGCGCCAAATCCCGTGCTCAGTACAATAAGATATTTTAGAGAAGAGTATGAAAAGCATATTTACGACAAAAAGTGTCCAGCTAAACAATGTAAGAACCTTATAAGTTTCTCTATTCTAGAGGACAAGTGTATAGGTTGCGGATTATGTAAGAGAAATTGCCCTGTAGGAGCAATAGATGGTGAAGTCAAGAAACCACATAAAATCAATAGTGAAACATGCATTAAATGCGGTAAATGTAAAGAAGTCTGCCGTTTTGGTGCAGTTGAAATAGAATAG